From Novipirellula galeiformis, the proteins below share one genomic window:
- a CDS encoding MraY family glycosyltransferase — protein MNWLLLSGLTVSAASALILVPLIRAIAIHAGLTDKPDSERKLHQTPVALGGGVAVFAALLIGLGTTVLIDRHFNHFSLGHFSSKWYVLFLAAAAVLLVGLIDDRWPLRGRLKLLFQCLIVASVVGSGTIIKQINVIGFHLELGNFAFPITMLWLLIAINALNLIDGADGMATTVGCIVCAGLGLLSSRSGVNLTGTLCFVLSSALLGFLVFNRPPATIYLGDAGSMMIGFFVGVLSIWSNTKESTVLASAPVAILALPLFDSSAAILRRWLTGRSLYATDRAHLHHLLQAKYGSLGMLAVVASMCLITTTLSFVSTYYSLPWLAIAGALLVLSILILTRSFGHAESKLLAIRTLHFCRSFSASPTQCDTQKQHRIHALQGSGCWETVWEPLVELARSHELASIKINLNLAWLHESYHASWHSVRLPDKALQLTMCVPLFTRCTKDGRELVIGRLEIVAPAKSPQIYTEISQFIEHLNELVPQIDHIIESLENPRKADPGAFFWPKSEQLQGPLGSTPKGRTDATVLSSK, from the coding sequence ATGAACTGGTTGCTGCTAAGCGGCCTCACGGTTTCCGCAGCTAGCGCGCTGATCCTCGTCCCTCTGATCCGAGCGATCGCAATCCACGCCGGGTTAACCGACAAGCCGGACAGTGAACGAAAACTGCACCAAACGCCGGTTGCCCTGGGCGGAGGCGTGGCGGTATTCGCTGCGCTGTTAATTGGCTTGGGTACGACGGTTCTCATCGATCGCCATTTCAATCATTTTTCGCTTGGCCACTTTAGCTCAAAATGGTACGTGCTCTTCCTCGCCGCAGCTGCGGTGTTGTTGGTCGGTTTGATTGATGATCGCTGGCCATTGCGGGGGCGACTCAAATTACTGTTCCAATGTTTGATCGTTGCCAGTGTGGTGGGAAGCGGAACGATCATCAAGCAAATCAATGTGATTGGTTTCCACCTCGAGCTTGGAAATTTCGCGTTCCCGATCACGATGCTTTGGTTGCTGATTGCCATCAACGCCTTGAATCTGATCGACGGTGCCGACGGCATGGCAACTACGGTGGGCTGTATTGTTTGCGCGGGGCTGGGATTATTAAGCAGTCGCTCAGGCGTCAACTTAACGGGGACGCTTTGCTTCGTATTATCCAGCGCGCTACTGGGATTCCTGGTTTTCAATCGGCCTCCGGCGACAATCTACCTTGGCGATGCCGGCAGCATGATGATTGGGTTCTTTGTGGGAGTCCTATCGATCTGGAGCAACACCAAGGAATCGACCGTATTGGCGTCGGCTCCCGTTGCAATCCTGGCCCTCCCGCTGTTTGATTCCTCCGCAGCGATTTTGCGTCGATGGCTCACCGGTCGCAGTCTCTACGCTACCGATCGAGCCCACTTACACCATCTGTTGCAGGCCAAATACGGCAGCCTCGGGATGCTTGCGGTGGTTGCAAGTATGTGTTTGATTACGACGACCCTTTCGTTTGTCTCCACCTACTACTCGCTGCCTTGGCTCGCTATCGCCGGGGCATTGCTTGTCCTCAGCATCCTCATTTTGACACGCTCGTTCGGCCACGCAGAATCAAAGCTACTAGCCATTCGAACCTTACATTTTTGCCGTTCATTTTCGGCCTCCCCAACCCAATGCGACACGCAGAAGCAGCATCGAATCCATGCACTTCAGGGATCAGGTTGTTGGGAAACGGTTTGGGAACCTTTGGTAGAGCTCGCACGATCCCATGAACTGGCAAGCATCAAAATCAACCTAAATCTAGCCTGGTTGCATGAGAGCTATCACGCCTCTTGGCACAGCGTGCGTTTGCCTGATAAAGCCTTGCAGCTGACGATGTGTGTCCCCCTATTCACTCGCTGTACCAAAGACGGTCGTGAGTTGGTGATCGGGCGATTGGAGATTGTTGCTCCCGCCAAGTCACCGCAGATATATACAGAAATCTCTCAGTTCATCGAGCATTTGAACGAAC
- a CDS encoding polysaccharide biosynthesis/export family protein encodes MNRKPLQAKKRAFRVLRSFKTAAAAGLFCTAFSGCSTLTQPIDGVPANRLPPEFFAEPKNDLVPVDISLLSLEPPRDYQLSGGDILGVYIEGVLPFNPPNAPPEPPPVNFPDADSTLPPSIGYPIAVQDDGTLALPLIEPLQVEGLTLDQVREAIRDAYIDSEILRPEKARPIVTIIKERTYDVIVVREDTATRSGGGDEIRGLSDQSASGGLVKLRAYQNDILHALVETGGLPGLTAKNEVKILRANKADQRKRAQFVQQFYAQQQAAKLNPCAHLPELPEDPSILRIPLRVKPGVVPNITDADVRLESGDIVYIESRETEVYYTGGMLGGGEFPLPRDYDLDVVGAMALAGQGLGASNNQRGGGGLGGGVSSIGGVPPGLVYILRKTPGNGQVAIEVDLAKALNDPRQRPLIQAGDTIILQYKCEEELLNFGLGTFFTFGVRELFRN; translated from the coding sequence ATGAACAGGAAACCTTTGCAAGCCAAAAAACGGGCGTTCCGTGTATTGCGGTCTTTCAAGACCGCTGCCGCTGCCGGCCTTTTTTGCACAGCCTTTAGCGGCTGCTCGACGCTGACGCAGCCAATTGATGGTGTGCCCGCGAACCGATTGCCGCCAGAGTTTTTTGCCGAGCCAAAAAACGATCTCGTGCCCGTAGATATCTCGTTGCTGTCACTTGAGCCGCCACGGGATTACCAGTTGTCGGGAGGCGACATTCTTGGTGTGTATATCGAAGGCGTCCTGCCTTTCAATCCACCAAACGCGCCGCCGGAACCGCCGCCGGTCAACTTCCCCGACGCGGACAGCACCCTACCGCCTTCGATTGGTTATCCGATCGCGGTCCAGGACGATGGGACATTGGCGTTGCCGCTAATCGAACCACTCCAGGTCGAGGGGTTAACGCTCGACCAGGTTCGTGAAGCAATTCGTGATGCCTATATCGATAGCGAGATTTTGCGTCCCGAAAAAGCACGTCCGATCGTTACGATCATCAAAGAGCGTACTTATGACGTGATCGTGGTTCGCGAAGATACAGCCACTCGCTCCGGAGGCGGCGACGAAATCCGAGGCCTTTCCGATCAAAGCGCGAGCGGAGGCTTGGTGAAGCTGCGGGCCTACCAGAACGATATTCTGCATGCACTTGTGGAAACAGGCGGATTGCCTGGATTGACTGCGAAGAATGAAGTCAAGATTCTTCGGGCAAATAAAGCAGATCAGAGGAAGCGGGCTCAGTTCGTACAACAGTTTTATGCTCAGCAGCAAGCGGCTAAGCTCAATCCCTGTGCACACCTTCCGGAACTGCCCGAGGATCCATCGATTCTCCGTATTCCACTGCGAGTCAAGCCAGGTGTGGTTCCCAATATTACCGATGCCGACGTACGTCTCGAGTCAGGCGATATTGTCTACATCGAATCGAGAGAAACCGAAGTGTACTACACCGGTGGCATGTTGGGTGGAGGCGAGTTCCCGCTGCCGCGTGATTACGACCTCGACGTGGTCGGCGCGATGGCACTTGCGGGCCAGGGACTGGGTGCCAGTAACAATCAACGTGGTGGCGGAGGACTCGGCGGCGGGGTTTCGAGCATCGGAGGAGTTCCGCCAGGGCTCGTCTATATTCTCCGCAAGACGCCAGGTAATGGTCAGGTCGCGATCGAGGTTGATCTAGCGAAAGCACTCAATGATCCGAGACAACGGCCCTTGATTCAGGCTGGCGACACCATCATCCTGCAATACAAGTGTGAGGAAGAACTACTGAACTTCGGCTTGGGGACCTTCTTTACATTCGGGGTTCGTGAGTTGTTCCGCAACTAG